The genomic DNA GCACTCACATACTTATCCACATTTGCAGTGAGGTTTCTTTTGGACTCAGCATCCAGCCATATTAACATATGAACATGCGGGAGACCACGTTTCTGAAACTCCACTTCGTACATCATTGTAGAGGAATAGAATAATCAAGAAAAGAATAAAATCTATATGAGGAGGAGTTATACTAACATGAGGCTATTCAAATTTAAATAGGTTTTATTACCTCCAATGCAGTTACCAAAATACCTTTTATTCTTTATGTCATCTATTAATTGCTCAAGTTTCAGATGGAAAACGCGAGCAATTATGTCAGGAGAATCATGAGCGGAGCAGCCGGGTAGAGATTTCATCATTTCATTTATCTCGTTCCATTGAGAATTAAATGTCATAGTAAGGAAAACATCTGGATGGCCAACAACTCGACAAACAGCAAGAGTGTCTTGAAAGTTCTGTTGCATATAGCGCTTAGAACCTAGGAAATTGGTGGGTAGTACAAATCCTTTACCGACATTTGCTGCATCAACTCCACCATTAACAACTTTCTTTGCAAGTGTGGTGTACAAATCACTTCTTAGATTAGTCTTGTGAGTACGCAACCACCACAATCTTGCTTGTTCTATACAGGAATATGCATCAACTACGTACTGTTGGTACAATCGGCCACCTAGACGAACGTGGAGTCCTGTCAAAAACATAAAAATAACTGTTAATATTAACACTTCATACATGAAAATGAATAAAAGTTTCAGAACCATTAATTCAAAGACAACACTTGATATGTTTATACCTTCGTTCTTACGGACTTGTAACCGATAGGAGTAGTATTCTTTCATGGTGATTCTCTTGCGTTTTTTTCGTCTCGGAATCAACATAGGGTATTTCATCATGGTAGCCATCCTCACCAAAAGGAAATAATATTGGATATTGAAGTGCCATGAGCGACGGATGAACATATGAGATCCTTTCAAGGTTTTTGTTAGATTTCTCCATAACAATATCCCTATCATTCTCATCAGCCTTCTTCTCAGCAATTATGTCCCGCTCTCCCATAGTGGTATCAATATCACCAACCATTACGCAAGCAACTTCATCCGAAGGCCCAATTATATTCTCCCGACCACTCTCCGAACGTGAAACTTTTAACTTAATTTTTAAATCTCTTATGGGTTGTTCTTTGAAACGATCACGGACATAATGAAATTTTTTGACCAACTGGTTAGTATCATCTAACATTAAAACTAACCCTTCAACAATTTCAGTATCAATAGCCTCACCATCATCTACTTTAACCCATTTCATCTGATTCTCAACTTCATGTTCAGTATCATAAATGTAAAGCTGACAAAACTTGAGATCATCTCCTTCATCTGGAATTAGTGTGCCAAAAACATGATGGTTCTGACCATTAAGCCGGTAGACATACGGAGCTCTCCCAACATTAATGGAATGATCTACCTTGCCACCCATTGACGTAAAAGCAAACATAGCGTTATATAAACGTATATTTCTCATAAAAGCATTCCTCTTTTTGGGATCATCATACAAATGCTTCAAGTAAGCGGGTGTCGACGGGGTAGGGTCTAGCTTTATCTTCCCTTGACAACAGCATAGAGTGAACTTTGGAGTTCACTTCTTAACATTTTTATTGGCCCTCTCCCCCTTCCACATTATGGCATCACATTTCCTACAATATTCAGTAAGAGGTCCCAAAGAGGCATAGCCCTTGCTTCCTGAACAGAAATAATTATTAGACCAAAGTTGTAGGTTAATAATCACAAATATAAAACAAATGGTTTAGAAAAAAAACACCACTTTCAATATTTGGTACCGGTCTTTCTTCAATTATGCAATCTGTATCTTCAATTTCATAGTCTGTTAAAAGAAAAGTGTATTTAGGGTCATACTTAATGTGATATAAGTATATATGAAAACATAATTAGGAGTGAAATCATACCATCATCCCAAAAAAATTCTGAGTCCTCGGATTGCAGTTCAGGTATAGTTGACATCTCTAAAAACATATATAACATAATGTTACTCAATAAGAATTTGAGGTAGCCATGCTAACTAATGTATTATGTTTGTCTACCTGGAGAATCATAGTCCACATGTCCATTGTTATCATCAAATAAGCGCGTAGAGGGGATATATGACGAATTTGTATGAGATCTAATCCTTGGTTCTTTATGATTTAATGGAATAGATGACCTTGAAAAAGTTAATGCATATATGGATTATAAATTTCATATTTCTATGTAATTTGGTTAGTAAACCATAACTATATAAACTTGCATAACGAAATCATATTGCTAGTGCAGAAGTTTTGTTTTTTTGCAGGGTGGATATTTCAGATAAAGGCAATGGAATAGGACTTGGTGTTGAAGAAGCCCTATTACTTTGTCGGTAATGTGATATAGTAGATTGTTGAGTATGTAAAGAACTTGTGGTTGTAGAATTAAGAGATGAAATGGGCACACCTGTGCAAAACAGAAATAAAAAATTACACAAATTCCATGCTATTATATATATAGATGAGGCAAATGTAAAATACTTGTTTAAGCACGTATCATACCAATTATAGGACTTGGTGTAAAAAATAACTTCTCCGCTTGTGCCATATGTGATGTATTAGAATTTGGAATATTATTTGAACTTGCTCGATTTTTAGGAGTTGAAAAGGGCAACCCTGTGCAAAGATTAACAAATTTAGTAAAATAAATTAAGAATAGATGAACCTGAAAAAGTTAATGCATATATGGATTTTTaattacatattttttttaatttggtTAGTAAACCACAACTATATAAACTTGCATAAGGAAATCATATACCCTGGGCAGGAGTTTTGTTTTTTTGCAGGGTGGATAATTCAGATAAAGGCAATGAACTTGTGGTTGCAGAATTAAGAGATGAAATGGACACACCTGTGCAAATTAAGAATAGATGAACCTGAAAAAGTTAATGCATCTATGGATTTTTAAttacatttttttttaaattggtTAGTAAACCACAACTATATAAACTTGCATAAGGAAATCATATACCCTGGGCAGGAGTTTTGTTTTTTTGCAGGGTGGATAATTCAAATAAAGGCAATGAACTTGTGGTTGCAGAATTAAGAGATGAAATGGGCACACCTGTGCAAAACAgaaataaaatattacaaaaattcCCTGCTATTATATATATAGATGAGGCAAATGTAAATTACTTGTTTAAGCACGTATCATACCAATTGTAGGACTTGGTGTAAAAAATAACTTCTCCGCTTGTGCCATATGTGATGTATTAGAATTTGGAATCTTATTTGAACTTGCTCGATTTTTAGGAGTTGAAAAGGGCAATCCTGTGCAAAGATTAACAAATTTAGTAAAATAAAGTAAGAATAGATGAGCCTGAAAAAGTTAATGCATATATGGATTATAAATTTCATATTTCTATATAATTAGGTTAGTAAACCACAACTATATAAACTTGCATAAGGAAATCATATACCCTGGGCAGGAGTTTTGTTTTTTTGCAGGGTGGATAATTCAGATAAAGGCAATGAACTTGTGGTTGCAGAATTAAGAGATGAAATGGGCACACCTGTGCAAAACAGAAATAAAATATTACACAAATTCCCTGCTATTATATATATAGATGAGGCAAATATAAAATACTTGTTTAAGCACATATCATACCAATTGTAGGACTTGGTGTAAAAGATGACCTCTTCGCTTGTGCCATATGTGATGTATTAGAATTTGGAATATTATTTGAACTTGCTGGATTATTTGTAGTTGAAAAAGGCAACCCTGCGCGAAGATTAAAAAATTTACAATATGTTGTGCTCATACGATTGGAGAATAACTGATGATACAACTGATGAAcataaaaaataaaaagttcagATTGTAGTATTACCCAAGTTTGAGATATCTGAGAATGGAATTCTAATAGGACTCAGAGTTAAATTGGAATTGTATAATAGTGGACTCATTTCTTCACCGGATTCCTGACAGCTATTCGAATATGTTGTGCTCATACGATTGGAGGATAACTCACCTATTAAACAACATTAAATAGTTGTAACATACACATTATTATTTGAACAATTGTGAAAGGCCTTGCCATTTTAGAGACTTAAAGACGTTTGAACCTGAGGTGGTACCCTTTCTAATACAGGGTTATGTCCTGATATATTAAGAGACAATGTCATATCACCTCAAGCTTTATaattaaacaaaaaaaaattatactgACATTGACACGATATTTGGAACAATTGTGAAAGGCCTTACGAAGACAGTGACTTAAAGGTTCCATAACTTGATGTTGTGCCATTTCTGAAACAGGTTTATGTCCTCCATTTGGAATATTACTATCCAAAATTGTAAGAGGAGATTCTGCAAGGTCAAATACAACACAATTGTTAACAAATAATTATTCGTAAAAGATTATGAAAAATTAAGAAACAATGAATGATTACCTCGAACATTAAGATTAAACAACTTAGCTGATGGTAGACGGTTACAGTTCTCTTTGTTGCCTAAACTATTCTTCCGAAATTTTCGCGTGTGGGAAACTAATTCATGAAACATTCTTAACCAATCAGTGCTATACATAAAATTTAACATCTATATTACATACACATAGATATGAGCAATACCTCCTTCAGATTGAAGAGTAGGAAAATTCTTTAGCGACAAATGGTCGTACCTTGCCTTAAAATTGAAAAAGATATCAGGAAAAGATGATTAATGATCTTAAAGGTAAAACAAACAGAAATAAATTATACAAAAATAAATTAAACCTCTTTCATTTTCGGAGAGAGGCGGCATAAGAAGATGGAGAAGAAGACGGAGGAAAAGATGAAGATGTTCTTGCAGATTTGAATTGGGGATGAAAATTATGGTGTCCGAACAATTCTTATCAGAACTAACTTTAATTCAAATTTGACAATTGGTAAAGAATGGAAAAACTAAGACGCAGCAGAGCAGTTGGTATACAATGTCCTCTTGGACCAGCTTCTAAATAAGAGAGTGTAACACAATTGCTTAGGTGAAGAGTGGTATGATTGCTTTTTTTGGTGTGAAGTAGCAGAATATCACGTGGGAAGTAGATAAAAGTATTAGGTTTTGATGGCATTAGTAGTAAATATGTCTGAAGTC from Apium graveolens cultivar Ventura chromosome 5, ASM990537v1, whole genome shotgun sequence includes the following:
- the LOC141659946 gene encoding uncharacterized protein LOC141659946 → MGGKVDHSINVGRAPYVYRLNGQNHHVFGTLIPDEGDDLKFCQLYIYDTEHEVENQMKWVKVDDGEAIDTEIVEGLVLMLDDTNQLVKKFHYVRDRFKEQPIRDLKIKLKVSRSESGRENIIGPSDEVACVMVGDIDTTMGERDIIAEKKADENDRDIVMEKSNKNLERISYVHPSLMALQYPILFPFGEDGYHDEIPYVDSETKKTQENHHERILLLSVTRLHVRLGGRLYQQYVVDAYSCIEQARLWWLRTHKTNLRSDLYTTLAKKVVNGGVDAANVGKGFVLPTNFLGSKRYMQQNFQDTLAVCRVVGHPDVFLTMTFNSQWNEINEMMKSLPGCSAHDSPDIIARVFHLKLEQLIDDIKNKRYFGNCIGVEFQKRGLPHVHMLIWLDAESKRNLTANVDKYVSAEIPDPINDPVAYDAGHNRATVEISSQRTQSVNEEQVVDEIKAYFDGRYICASEAAYRILSFPIHYRSISVLRLSFHLLGEKSCTFTESDNLERVVRREQYKHSQLEAFFLLNQTDPNSRRYTYDEIPQYYVWNETDRIWTMRKKGKQIGRMLYTHHTAGELWYLRLLFSNVRGPTSFQSLKTINGVCCRTFKDACKILGLLDDNEWHSVLRDCSVGGFPEQIRQLFVHIIVNCQVTYLKRLWQ